One genomic region from Streptomyces sp. NBC_00457 encodes:
- a CDS encoding class I SAM-dependent methyltransferase, whose product MSVTSRYREAWEGFWREAPEEQGAVFWDAEPTLTVGVHLAIFEPQLPDPNLPMVDLGCGNGSQTRFLADRFPHVIGADLSEAAIDHARRADPAGQATYRVLDACEKTEAQALHAELGDTNVYLRGVLHQAEPEDRQTLVDGIAALVGERGRAFLVELSEAARPVLMGLAQSPAGPPPKLAPVFRHGIAPGEVADEAVPVYLNAAGLTVLASGELSLITTEFASDGTRIELPSRWLLAGRTA is encoded by the coding sequence ATGAGCGTGACGAGTCGGTATCGGGAGGCCTGGGAGGGCTTCTGGCGGGAAGCTCCTGAGGAGCAGGGCGCCGTGTTCTGGGACGCGGAGCCCACGCTGACGGTGGGGGTCCATCTGGCGATCTTCGAGCCGCAGTTGCCCGACCCCAACCTGCCGATGGTGGACCTCGGCTGCGGCAACGGCAGCCAGACCCGCTTCCTCGCCGACCGCTTCCCGCACGTCATCGGCGCCGACCTGTCCGAGGCGGCCATCGACCACGCCCGCCGCGCCGACCCCGCCGGGCAGGCGACCTACCGGGTGCTGGACGCGTGCGAGAAGACCGAGGCTCAGGCGCTGCACGCGGAACTCGGCGACACCAACGTCTATCTGCGCGGCGTGCTCCACCAGGCCGAACCCGAGGACCGGCAGACCCTCGTCGACGGTATCGCCGCGCTCGTCGGGGAACGCGGCCGGGCTTTCCTCGTCGAACTCTCCGAGGCCGCACGGCCCGTCCTGATGGGCCTCGCCCAGAGCCCCGCGGGTCCGCCGCCCAAGCTGGCACCCGTCTTCCGGCACGGCATCGCGCCCGGCGAGGTCGCCGACGAAGCGGTGCCCGTGTATCTGAACGCGGCCGGGCTCACGGTCCTCGCCAGTGGTGAACTGTCGCTGATCACCACGGAGTTCGCCTCCGACGGCACCCGGATCGAACTGCCGTCGAGGTGGCTGCTGGCGGGGCGCACCGCCTGA
- a CDS encoding response regulator transcription factor: protein MTEAPRVVIVDDQALVRTGFRMILAADGIDVVAEAADGDEAVAAVRRTLPDVVLMDVRMPGTDGLEATRRILDGAQSPPPRVIILTTYDLDQYVYAALTAGASGFLLKDVTPEHLAAAVRLVRSGDALLAPAITRRLVERFATADTRTASLHRDLSALTPRELQVLEALARGHSNAELAGRFQLSEATVKTHVARILSKLRLRDRAQAVIAAYETGLISPGAGQDG, encoded by the coding sequence GTGACCGAGGCGCCCCGGGTGGTGATCGTCGACGACCAGGCCCTGGTCCGCACCGGCTTCCGGATGATCCTCGCCGCCGACGGCATCGACGTGGTCGCGGAGGCCGCCGACGGTGACGAGGCCGTCGCGGCGGTACGGCGCACCCTCCCGGACGTCGTCCTCATGGACGTCCGGATGCCGGGCACCGACGGGCTGGAGGCGACGCGCCGGATCCTCGACGGCGCCCAGAGCCCGCCGCCCCGCGTCATCATCCTCACCACCTACGACCTCGACCAGTACGTCTACGCCGCCCTGACCGCGGGCGCCAGCGGCTTCCTGCTCAAGGACGTCACCCCGGAGCATCTCGCCGCCGCCGTACGCCTGGTCCGCTCCGGCGACGCCCTGCTGGCCCCCGCCATCACCCGCCGCCTGGTGGAGCGCTTCGCGACCGCCGACACCCGTACGGCGTCCCTGCACCGCGATCTGTCCGCGCTCACCCCGCGCGAACTTCAGGTGCTCGAAGCGCTGGCCCGCGGACACAGCAACGCGGAACTGGCCGGACGCTTCCAGCTGAGCGAGGCCACGGTGAAGACACACGTGGCCCGCATCCTCTCCAAACTCCGCCTCCGCGACCGCGCCCAGGCGGTGATCGCCGCCTATGAGACGGGACTGATCAGTCCGGGTGCCGGGCAGGACGGCTGA
- a CDS encoding sensor histidine kinase, translating into MDGAAAIPLRKPASWLRAAARGVAGVPPRLSRWAWAADAVLALVLAVGTVSADLDRSYVQDASEEMLKHEGRLPDRGLVPVPPAPPGTVFPVVEHSLGPLPWWAVVLAVLTAVPLAWRRHRPLAAFWAVLLATALFHLSEVNQNATAATFASVLIAAYSAAMYSPHRKAAGASLAAGAALLAVGKLVPDVDRTLIPLLVLAPVALAANGLHAWRHRVKALRAEQEAATRRAVDEERRRIARELHDVVTHNVSMMTIQAGAARKVLDVSADQAREAMLAVEAAGRTAMSELRQVMGLLTMAADGSPENLDLAPQPGLDRLAELVDRVRGTGVPVELTVTGTPRELPAGVDLAAYRVVQEGLTNAVKHASGASVTVTVAYAPGELRVDVQDSGGVPTPAEGNGRGLIGLRERLAVYGGTLHNGRRPRGGYRIRAVIPMEAM; encoded by the coding sequence GTGGACGGTGCCGCGGCGATACCGCTGAGAAAACCGGCCTCGTGGCTGCGTGCGGCGGCCCGGGGTGTCGCCGGTGTGCCCCCGCGGCTGTCCCGTTGGGCGTGGGCGGCGGACGCGGTGCTCGCCCTGGTGCTGGCGGTGGGGACCGTCAGCGCCGACCTGGACCGGTCCTATGTGCAGGACGCGTCCGAGGAGATGCTCAAGCACGAGGGGCGCCTGCCGGACCGGGGGCTGGTGCCCGTCCCGCCGGCCCCACCGGGCACCGTCTTCCCGGTCGTCGAGCACTCCCTGGGTCCCCTCCCCTGGTGGGCGGTGGTGCTGGCGGTCCTCACCGCCGTCCCGCTGGCCTGGCGCAGGCACCGTCCGCTGGCCGCGTTCTGGGCGGTGCTCTTGGCCACGGCACTGTTCCATCTGAGCGAGGTCAACCAGAACGCCACGGCGGCCACGTTCGCGTCGGTGCTGATCGCGGCGTACAGCGCGGCCATGTACAGCCCGCACCGCAAGGCGGCCGGGGCGAGCCTGGCGGCGGGCGCGGCGCTGCTCGCGGTCGGCAAGCTGGTCCCGGACGTCGACCGCACGCTGATCCCGCTGCTGGTGCTGGCGCCGGTCGCGCTGGCCGCCAACGGCCTGCACGCCTGGCGGCACCGGGTCAAGGCCCTGCGGGCCGAGCAGGAGGCGGCGACCCGGCGGGCGGTGGACGAGGAGCGGCGGCGCATCGCCCGCGAACTGCACGACGTGGTCACCCACAACGTGAGCATGATGACGATCCAGGCCGGCGCGGCCCGCAAGGTGCTGGACGTCTCCGCCGACCAGGCCCGTGAGGCGATGCTGGCGGTGGAGGCGGCCGGGCGCACCGCGATGTCGGAGCTGCGGCAGGTGATGGGCCTGCTCACGATGGCCGCGGACGGCTCACCGGAGAACCTGGACCTGGCACCGCAACCCGGCCTGGACCGGCTGGCGGAGCTGGTGGACCGGGTCCGCGGTACGGGAGTCCCGGTGGAGCTGACCGTCACGGGCACCCCGCGCGAGCTGCCCGCCGGCGTGGACCTGGCCGCCTACCGTGTCGTACAGGAGGGGCTGACGAACGCCGTGAAGCACGCCTCGGGGGCGAGCGTGACCGTCACCGTCGCGTACGCGCCCGGCGAACTGCGGGTGGACGTCCAGGACTCCGGCGGTGTACCGACGCCCGCCGAGGGCAACGGCCGCGGCCTCATCGGGCTGCGCGAACGGCTCGCGGTGTACGGCGGTACGCTCCACAACGGCAGGCGCCCGCGCGGGGGTTACCGGATCCGAGCCGTGATCCCGATGGAGGCGATGTGA
- a CDS encoding ABC transporter ATP-binding protein, protein MTDPLIDLRDVRKEYDQGPPALAGLTLQVRAGEALAVLGPSGSGKSTLLNLIAGLDRPSAGGVTVDGLRIDKLSESASARYRRARIGMVFQFFNLLDDLTVADNVLLPAQLSGVPRAKAAARAAELLTYLGIDRHARAYPGRLSGGERQRVAVARALMNRPPLLLADEPTGALDTASGAEVRELLRELNGDGQTVVLVTHDLALAESCATRTIELVDGRIASDVAAVAS, encoded by the coding sequence ATGACCGATCCGCTGATCGACCTGCGTGACGTGCGCAAGGAGTACGACCAGGGCCCGCCCGCGCTGGCCGGGCTGACGCTTCAGGTGCGGGCCGGGGAGGCGCTCGCGGTGCTGGGGCCGTCCGGCAGCGGCAAGTCCACGCTGCTCAATCTGATCGCCGGACTCGACCGGCCGAGCGCGGGCGGTGTCACCGTCGACGGGCTCAGGATCGACAAGCTGAGCGAGAGCGCCTCGGCCCGCTACCGGCGCGCACGCATCGGCATGGTGTTCCAGTTCTTCAATCTCCTCGACGATCTGACGGTCGCCGACAATGTGCTGCTGCCGGCCCAGCTCTCCGGCGTGCCCCGCGCGAAGGCCGCCGCCCGGGCCGCCGAACTCCTCACCTACCTCGGCATCGACCGGCACGCCCGCGCCTACCCCGGGCGGCTCTCCGGCGGCGAACGGCAACGGGTCGCCGTGGCCCGGGCGTTGATGAACCGCCCACCGCTGCTGCTCGCCGACGAGCCGACGGGCGCGCTGGACACCGCCTCGGGCGCAGAGGTGCGGGAGCTGCTGCGTGAACTGAACGGGGACGGGCAGACGGTCGTCCTCGTCACCCACGACCTGGCGCTGGCCGAGTCGTGCGCGACGCGGACGATCGAGCTGGTCGACGGCAGGATCGCGAGCGATGTGGCGGCGGTGGCGTCATGA